The following coding sequences lie in one Deinococcus aerolatus genomic window:
- a CDS encoding prohibitin family protein, whose protein sequence is MTNPGDGRNRDSTPHITNPVNNPSGPPPVRISPRLGWIIGGVVVAGLIVSQSVRVIPAGFVGVVFSALSGVKPNPLEAGLHFVVPFVDQVNLYDARLQEVTLAQNAAQNDEGSIRARSKEGLDITADVTVQFRIDRSKAAILHKDLGRNYINTVLRPQLRSKVRDSIGQFGAADLISNQRTQLEASITTELQKSFARNNLILDAILLRELKIPESVAQAIEQKQTAEQQVAVERNRLQQAEISAQRDVVQAEGKAKAAIETAKGEAEALSLRGRALKENPQLIQLTVAERLAPGVQTIMLPSDGNFLLDLKSLGTQTQPTPQQPTAPAKPGN, encoded by the coding sequence ATGACCAACCCTGGCGACGGCCGCAACCGCGACTCCACCCCCCACATAACCAATCCGGTCAACAATCCCAGCGGCCCGCCGCCGGTTCGCATCTCCCCGCGCCTGGGCTGGATTATCGGCGGCGTGGTAGTGGCAGGCCTGATCGTGTCGCAGAGCGTGCGGGTCATCCCGGCGGGGTTTGTGGGCGTGGTGTTCAGCGCCCTGAGCGGCGTCAAGCCTAACCCACTGGAGGCCGGGCTGCATTTCGTGGTGCCGTTCGTGGATCAGGTGAACCTGTACGACGCCCGGCTTCAGGAAGTGACCCTCGCGCAGAACGCGGCCCAGAACGACGAGGGGTCAATCCGCGCCCGCAGCAAGGAGGGACTGGACATCACAGCAGACGTGACGGTGCAGTTCCGCATCGACCGCAGCAAGGCGGCCATTCTCCATAAGGACCTTGGACGCAACTACATCAACACCGTCCTGCGCCCCCAGCTTCGCAGCAAGGTGCGCGACTCCATCGGACAGTTCGGGGCCGCCGACCTGATCAGCAACCAGCGCACCCAGCTGGAGGCCAGCATCACCACCGAACTGCAGAAGTCGTTTGCGCGCAATAACCTGATTCTCGACGCCATCCTGCTGCGCGAACTGAAGATCCCCGAGAGCGTTGCCCAGGCCATCGAGCAAAAGCAGACCGCTGAGCAGCAGGTGGCCGTGGAGAGAAATCGCCTGCAACAGGCCGAGATCAGCGCCCAGCGCGACGTGGTGCAGGCCGAGGGCAAGGCCAAGGCCGCCATCGAAACGGCCAAGGGCGAGGCCGAGGCGCTCTCCTTGCGGGGCCGCGCCCTCAAGGAAAACCCGCAACTGATCCAGCTGACGGTGGCCGAGCGCCTGGCCCCCGGCGTCCAGACCATCATGCTGCCCAGCGACGGCAACTTCCTGCTGGACCTGAAATCGCTCGGAACGCAGACGCAGCCCACGCCACAGCAGCCCACCGCACCGGCCAAGCCGGGCAATTGA
- a CDS encoding outer membrane lipoprotein carrier protein LolA, producing MRKPLKLTSILALCGVLLIPSASAQTAQDIISRVDAAQKAAKDVSFRLSGSASLESSAQKIDLTVKSIPAQNVARLQFNAPDALADNIVVADKNEIRQYLFLTNQVTVMSTKKAADGAGFGGLDFTQLSNAAALLSEYNVKLLSTTGAAGKRLFQLEATPKNGNSTDRTRVYITEAGWRPTRIQIVSSAGKSLADLNVSNYKVNSGLSAAGLKQLPKDAEIIRQ from the coding sequence ATGAGGAAACCTCTCAAATTAACGTCCATTCTCGCCCTTTGCGGCGTGTTGCTGATTCCCTCCGCCTCCGCCCAGACCGCCCAGGACATCATCTCCAGAGTCGACGCCGCCCAGAAGGCCGCCAAGGACGTCTCGTTCCGCCTGAGCGGCAGCGCCTCACTGGAATCCAGCGCCCAGAAGATCGACCTGACGGTCAAGAGCATTCCGGCGCAGAACGTGGCCCGCCTGCAGTTCAACGCGCCCGACGCGCTGGCCGACAACATTGTCGTGGCCGACAAGAACGAGATTCGCCAGTACCTGTTCCTGACCAACCAGGTCACGGTTATGTCCACCAAGAAGGCGGCGGATGGCGCCGGTTTCGGCGGCCTGGATTTCACGCAGCTGAGCAACGCCGCCGCGCTGCTGTCGGAGTACAACGTGAAACTGCTGTCCACCACGGGCGCGGCAGGCAAGCGGCTGTTCCAGCTGGAGGCCACGCCCAAGAACGGCAACTCCACCGACCGGACCCGCGTGTACATCACCGAGGCAGGCTGGCGGCCCACCCGCATCCAGATCGTGAGCAGCGCGGGCAAATCGCTGGCGGACCTGAACGTCAGCAATTACAAGGTCAACTCCGGCCTCAGCGCCGCGGGCCTCAAGCAGTTGCCCAAGGACGCGGAGATCATCCGGCAGTAG